A region of the Desulfonatronovibrio hydrogenovorans DSM 9292 genome:
TCCTTGATCTGAGAGCAATGCATGGGTTGCCTCCTTTAGTTTTTTTCATGGCAAGCAAGCATTGTTCCGGAAAAGTTTTCCTGGTCAGCAGGGAGAGGTAATAAAATTTGACAGTCTGAAGAAAAAGGAGGGAGTGGATGCCTTATGTCAACATCAGAATAACCAGGGAAGGGGCTACGGCTGAGCAGAAAAAGGAACTCATCAGGGGAGTGACCAAACTTCTGCAGGACGTCCTGGGTAAGAATCCTGGATCAACCTTTGTGATAATCGACGAGGTGGATACTGACAATTGGGGAATTGGGGGCGAAGCTGTAACCGAGCTTCGAAAAAAAGCTGACTGAAATGCCCAGCGAATTTTGAGCCGGGAAGGACCTCGGGGCTCTGGAAAGCATCCTTCCCGGCTGGTATAAAGGTTCAGTCCTTTGCAGTCTGGGGGTTTTCCCAGAGATGTAAGAGCTGGCCAACTATTCCGGTTTCATGGTTTCAAGGAGTTCGATTTCAAAGACCAGGGTTGAGTTGGGTCCGATGACCGGTCCGGCCTGCTGGTCGCCATAAGCCTGATCCGGCGGAATGACTACTTCCCACTTTGCTCCCTGAGGCATGAGCTGAAGCACCTCGGTCCAGCCGGAAATGACCTGGTCCAGAGGAAAGGTGGCAGGCTCGCCGCGCTCTATTGAGCTGTC
Encoded here:
- a CDS encoding 2-hydroxymuconate tautomerase family protein, whose product is MPYVNIRITREGATAEQKKELIRGVTKLLQDVLGKNPGSTFVIIDEVDTDNWGIGGEAVTELRKKAD